One Glycine max cultivar Williams 82 chromosome 6, Glycine_max_v4.0, whole genome shotgun sequence DNA segment encodes these proteins:
- the LOC100800847 gene encoding probable alpha,alpha-trehalose-phosphate synthase [UDP-forming] 7, which translates to MMSRSYTNLLDLASGNFPAMGGRETRERRRLPRVMSVPGFITEVDDDQAVSVSSDNPSTVTTDRMIIVANQLPLKAKRKEDNKGWSFSWNEDSLLLQLKDGLPDDMEVLYVGSLRVDIDPAEQDDVSQYLLDKFKCVPTFLPADVLAKFYDGFCKRQLWPLFHYMLPFSTDKSHRFDRSLWEAYVLANKLFFQKVVEIINPEDDYIWIHDYHLMVLPTFIRRRFNRVKMGFFLHSPFPSSEIYRTLPVREEILKALLNSDIIGFHTFDYARHFLSCCSRMLGLEYQSKRGYLGLEYYGRTISIKIMPVGIHMGRIESVMRMADEECKVKELKQQFEGKTILLGIDDMDIFKGINLKILAMEQMLRQHPKWQGRAILVQIVNPARGKGIHLEEIHAEIQESCNRINRVFGRPGYEPIVFIDRAVPIAEKVAYHSMAECVIVTAVRDGMNLTPYEYIACRQGISGSESCSNVSDPKKSMLVISEFIGCSPSLSGAIRVNPWNVEATSEAMNEAISMSDGEKQLRHEKHYRYVSTHDVAYWSRSFLQDMERACTDLLRKRCWGIGLSFGFRVVALDPNFKKLSIDAMVSAYKRAKNRAILLDYDGTVMPQNSINKSPSKEVLSILESLSADPKNVVFIVSGRGRNSLSDWFDSCEKLGIAAEHGYFLRWSHGGEWENCGKSSDFGWMQIAEPVMKQYTEATDGSSIERKESALVWQYRDADLGFGSAQAKEMLDHLESVLANEPVAVKSGQFIVEVKPQDVSKGLVAEKIFSSMHRKGKQADFVLCVGDDRSDEDMFEIVSSAISRNILASNASVFACTVGQKPSKAKYYLDDTTEVTSMLESLAEESDASPCIEETGDSSWRPV; encoded by the exons ATGATGTCCAGGTCGTATACGAATCTTTTAGATTTGGCCTCCGGGAATTTCCCGGCAATGGGGGGGAGGGAGACTAGGGAGCGGAGGCGGCTGCCGAGGGTTATGAGTGTCCCGGGGTTTATCACTGAGGTAGATGATGATCAGGCAGTTAGTGTTTCCTCTGATAATCCGTCGACTGTTACTACAGATAGAATGATCATTGTGGCTAACCAGCTACCGTTGAAGGCAAAGCGAAAAGAGGACAACAAAGGGTGGAGTTTCAGTTGGAATGAGGACTCGTTGCTTTTACAGCTCAAGGATGGACTTCCGGATGACATGGAGGTTCTTTATGTTGGTTCGCTACGTGTTGACATTGATCCAGCTGAACAGGATGACGTATCACagtatttattggataaattCAAATGTGTGCCAACTTTTCTACCCGCTGATGTCTTGGCAAAATTTTATGATGGCTTCTGTAAACGGCAGTTATGGCCACTTTTTCATTACATGCTACCATTTTCAACAGATAAAAGCCACCGATTTGATCGCTCTTTATGGGAAGCTTACGTGCTGGCAAACAAGCTATTTTTTCAGAAGGTAGTTGAAATAATAAACCCAGAGGATGATTACATTTGGATTCATGATTATCATTTGATGGTGCTACCAACTTTTATAAGAAGGCGTTTTAACAGGGTTAAAATGGGATTTTTCCTGCATAGCCCCTTTCCATCGTCAGAGATATATAGGACTCTTCCAGTCAGGGAAGAGATACTGAAAGCTTTACTAAACTCTGATATCATCGGATTCCATACCTTTGACTATGCTCGTCATTTCCTTTCCTGTTGCAGTCGTATGTTGGGTCTGGAGTATCAGTCAAAGAGGGGCTATCTAGGATTGGAGTACTATGGAAGGACAATCAGTATTAAGATTATGCCTGTTGGGATTCACATGGGTCGGATTGAGTCAGTCATGAGAATGGCAGATGAGGAATGCAAGGTAAAGGAGCTCAAACAACAATTCGAAGGAAAAACCATCTTGCTTGGTATTGATGATATGGACATTTTCAAAGGCATAAATTTGAAGATTTTGGCTATGGAGCAGATGCTCAGACAACATCCCAAATGGCAAGGAAGAGCTATTCTGGTCCAGATAGTTAATCCTGCTAGAGGTAAAGGGATACATCTGGAGGAGATACATGCTGAAATACAAGAAAGCTGCAACAGGATCAACAGAGTGTTTGGGAGACCTGGTTACGAACCTATTGTTTTTATTGATAGAGCAGTTCCTATTGCTGAAAAAGTTGCCTATCACAGCATGGCTGAGTGTGTTATTGTCACAGCTGTAAGGGATGGAATGAACCTAACTCCTTATGAATATATTGCATGTAGACAGGGAATATCTGGTTCTGAATCATGTTCCAATGTCAGTGACCCAAAGAAGAGTATGCTAGTAATATCAGAATTTATTGGGTGTTCTCCATCACTAAGTGGGGCAATCCGTGTTAATCCATGGAATGTTGAAGCAACTTCAGAGGCAATGAATGAGGCCATCTCAATGAGTGATGGAGAGAAACAGTTGCGGCATGAGAAGCATTACCGGTATGTCAGCACTCATGATGTGGCTTATTGGTCACGTAGTTTCTTGCAAGACATGGAGCGGGCTTGCACTGACCTTCTAAGGAAAAGATGTTGGGGAATAGGTCTTAGCTTTGGATTTAGAGTTGTGGCACTTGACCCTAATTTTAAAAAGCTCTCAATTGATGCAATGGTTTCAGCTTACAAGAGGGCAAAGAATAGGGCCATTTTGTTGGACTATGATGGTACTGTGATGCCACAAAACTCCATTAATAAGAGTCCAAGCAAGGAGGTCTTGTCTATTTTAGAATCACTTAGTGCAGACCCcaaaaatgttgttttcattGTTAGTGGACGGGGGAGGAATAGCTTAAGTGACTGGTTTGATTCCTGTGAAAAACTTGGAATTGCtgcagaacatgggtacttcttgag ATGGTCTCACGGTGGAGAATGGGAAAACTGTGGTAAGAGCTCCGACTTTGGATGGATGCAGATTGCTGAACCTGTAATGAAACAATATACAGAGGCGACTGATGGCTCCTcaattgaaagaaaagaaagtgctTTGGTCTGGCAATACCGTGATGCAGACCTTGGTTTTGGATCTGCTCAGGCTAAGGAAATGTTAGATCATCTAGAAAGTGTTCTGGCCAATGAGCCTGTTGCTGTGAAGAGTGGCCAGTTTATTGTTGAAGTAAAACCCCAG GATGTGAGCAAAGGCTTGGTCGCCGAGAAGATATTTTCGTCAATGCACAGGAAGGGCAAACAGGCCGACTTTGTGCTGTGTGTTGGCGATGACAGATCAGATGAGGACATGTTTGAGATAGTTAGTAGTGCCATCTCAAGGAATATTCTTGCCTCCAATGCTTCTGTGTTTGCTTGCACTGTTGGACAAAAACCAAGCAAAGCAAAGTATTATCTGGATGATACAACTGAGGTAACAAGCATGTTGGAATCTTTGGCTGAAGAATCAGATGCTTCACCCTGCATAGAAGAAACTGGGGATTCCTCTTGGAGGCCAGTGTGA